CGCCTCACTGTGAGTGTCCATTTATGCATCTCCAGCCATCGTTTCCCCACTTTCCGCTAACTATTCCGGCAATCCGAATGGTCTTTTTAGACCTCGGAAGCTGAGCAACCGATGATTCCTTAGGTCGTCTGAACGTCGTGCTCCTTCCGTCGAGCCCCTGCGATGCCGTTGGTTGCTCGGCAACGCGATCTTCCTGCGGTGCCGCGGCTGCTTCACTGACTTTCGCGTCGCTTGTGCGCGAGCACCGCATCGCCGAATGCTGCTCCGAATGGTGAGCACGGTCTCCGCACGCTGAACTATCAGGCGGGGCGACGGCTTACCCCAGTCGACACTCGCTATCCGCAAGATCGGCCGGGCCATAAAAACAACCTGTCGAATATcgcataaaatatagattttaggGTGCATGATTGTGCTTTCCTCGCAAATACCTTCGACTCCCGGTCGGACTGTGGCATAGCGTGGTAAGACGCTGAGGgtacctctggactgatcgttcCAAGGCCCCAAGCAACTGCGGAGATCGAAGAGCTCTTATCGAGCGTTTCGCCGGCGAAATTCGTACGACGGAATGCGATCATTTAGTTCGGTTTTTATCCGAGACGATGCTCGGATAAGTTGTGATGATCACAAGCCTTCTTGCAGGTCACCCGTGGTCGTTTCGGGGGTTCGAAAACGACGTGTGAGCGAACTGGTGGGGTCCGCGGGTGTCAAAAACAcattcgggaacccggattcgtacaattatccggcgataattgtgtaggggtgttatcttgtgtttgctgccaaaacacccaaattggagtgctttggggcagcaggtgactcgtgacatgagtcggtgagtttcgggacgcttagtgggtcccgacggcgtcccggtgtggttttcgggacttccggcgagttatggtaatcggtattgggagaCCGATCTTCTtgaaattgtttgtggggttgtggatactgtgattattagttgtgggttagatgctaacccggtggaccctctataggtcctgtcgacattcttttgcagccAGGAGACAGACgtgacatccttacaggtgggtacttcgattcgacgtcggtacagtggtgcacgcttggtgatggtttcttacccttactcttctgttgttactatcgcataatatattgagccttgcacccttgtttattcgttatactctactcgttgtttgcatacttagtatcctgagtaggagtagagtagttctatcttcatgcgtatctgttgacctagttagtcgattgttgcattcagtacttgttgacctagttggtctgttgttgcgtttagtatctgttgacctagttggtcggttatTGCCTTTCCGTAtctgtgacctatcggtcggttcttgcgttcgtacttttagttgacatcgagcTGTATCTACATACtttctttatttactctgcctggttgttctatgtgtagtatcctgtataggggtagagtagatggcattcgtatatactatacttgtgacctggttggtcggttctcctatttgcatcggtgacctgtttggtcgttcgttactttccgtacattgacctatctcggtcggttcacgttgttacttgatgacctacacggtcggtatgcccagaggggcagtgattgtcggctgattgccgacatttggctattgatcatacccgcattgatcgccacagctcgagtgcatttcacgtacaccagcgggttgatcccccgcaggagggtgttcttttccgaaaaagtggtcgtacatccgacccgtgagcccagcggtgttctctttgtgttAGGGTTACATGTcaggtgtgagcaggtagtggcttttgcctgaggtccttagaccgacacggcggtttagattgggtacttttggacttctcgtccggttgacgcatatagctatagtagcggttgttgcatatatacttctagttctttctttacagttgtcttgctactatagttttgatatccttgtatgcttgcagttgtacattacagtagcggtagttgtgctttcatatatatatctcatttgtTCATTATCGTttctactgtattttacttacccatactgttgtttatctcttcctgatccggtgagtactcctcgccttcttcggcttgcggtacccactgggaggggagacatgtttacatgttctcacctcccccactatttttcaggtattgcaggcgttgagttttgggacgagacgtgaggtacgttcgtagcggtcgatagagcttccgacccaggttatcggtttagttttatccctactattctgttgttatagcttagtcagtttatatagttcagtatttttattacattggaatatgtggactttcatgaatgtaataaaagaatttctggatttggtaaaataaaaggttttctacccctcgtggtagcttttataaaaggtaaaagttttcgcgtatggaacagttttcaaaaggcttTTCGTGGACTAttgtttaaacatcgaatgtaaaactacggtgtgaatggtgaatgtatgaatgtatagctatctgtatattcatttagttgtggttgtatactgtttgtactttgtacttgtgcgacgccgtgcaaatacaggggagactctgtccatgtgaacagtggattccctgtatttgtggcggatctggcatactctgggatcaggttttcaaaaaaaaaaattttaaacgcttttccgctgtgtttcaaactaaaaggggaccccggggcgtgacaactttcCATTACTGTGTCTTCAATGATAGGTGATCTTTATGCGCATTCTGCTTATAATTAATTTCACATGATGTTGCCGCACtcatcctttgttttttttttttattcacagaATCACAAGTCGGCGGGAGTGGATCTATTGAGGATGACGTGTCTTCAGATGATGAATTGGTTCCAACACTTTCGCCACCACaggtatttttgtttttcagttAGATCCATATgcctttttttagttttaaattaagCATTTGATTCTCAACTAAAGAAGAAGGTAAGATATGGATAATAATGTGTAATTTTTCGTTAGAAATCTGTAGCCACAAAAATTTTGCAAATCGGAGTTATAACGAAAATGTTATGACCCGTTTACACTTTGGTCCCTGTATTTACGAAACAGTCCCTGCGGGCAGTTTCATTTCAGTCCCTGCAGTTTTATTTCAGTCCCCGCAGCTTCATTTTCCTTTACTTTTTGATGCAAATCTATATTCTAAGTCTTTCCTTTTTGTCTAAAGTTGCTCTCAAGGAATTTCATGGCTATAGGATTATAATGAAAATGTTATAACCTGTTTTACGAAATGGTCCTTGTAGCATATATCTTTAACTTTGCTTCGAATATCAATATATGGTTCTTTTTGTCACAGAATCCGTTCACCGATGCTGCTGATATTGGAGTGTCATCTTTCAAGGAAGCTTGCTCGACTCATCATGAGGTATATTTGTATTTATCAAAATTGTCCCCATTTTCATTTCATATTGCTCCTGTTTACACCGCAATTTCATTGTGTAGGATGAGGGTGCTAAAGAAGATGACAATATAGTAGAGAAGGGCAAAGATGAAGTTATGCCAGGATTGCCTTTACTTGGTAAAAGGGAACGAGTCGTTGATGTTCCGGCTACAGAGGCGCATAAGAGAGCTCGTTTGGAGACTGATTCAAAGTCAACTGGTAAGGcctcatcattttttttttatcaaagttTCTATAAAGGACAGTACGTCCTATGCAagcatcttttatatatatttttattatcttttttttatgcgTAGGTTTTCCGATAGAGTCGAATTTAGATGATGATCCGGCAGACGCTCTATCACCTTACGGTGATGAAGTGGATTACGAGCCTACCCCTTCACCACCTGAAGCTCTTGATATGGTgagattcaaatatttttcttcttgttttctttctcgttttttattcttttctctcttcttttctttctcttttttatagGGCGTACCCCTTGACGAGGACGTCGACATTTATGTGGGTAGTGATACAGGAGGTTCTCAAAGTGAGGTACCTATTGGGGTCAGATCATTTTTGATTGACCGCATAAAGGATATTATGAAGACATTCAACCGTCGAAAGTTTAGATCGGCTCGGGAGGAAGTATCCAAATATTGTCAATGTTTATCTTCGCTTGGGATTGATGTATTTGAATTGGAGAAGCGTATAGAACCCGTATTTGATCATGCAGAGGCTATTGAAGAGCTAGAATCGAGTCCGAGTTTCGTTTCAGCTATTCGACTCGTGAATGCTGATGAGAATCTGGCGCTAAGGAAAAAGAGACTTGCTTCTCACATCAGTACAAAAAGTTCTCTTCTTCAAGCTACTGAAAGCGTTTCCTTAGAGCTTCGGCAGactagagagaaaataagagagcTTGAGGAGAATATATTGCAGTTGAAGAGTACAGAAGCGGAATTGACACTTAGACTTGAAGTGGCTGATGACTCTTTAAAGAAACTAACACCGACTGAAGAAGAACTGCAGAAGGATGTCGCTGATGCAGAAAAGGAGTATGCTGCAGCCACTGAAGATTGTAATGATTCTAAAGAATCCGCT
This genomic interval from Ananas comosus cultivar F153 unplaced genomic scaffold, ASM154086v1, whole genome shotgun sequence contains the following:
- the LOC109704768 gene encoding uncharacterized protein LOC109704768, translated to MIESQVGGSGSIEDDVSSDDELVPTLSPPQNPFTDAADIGVSSFKEACSTHHEDEGAKEDDNIVEKGKDEVMPGLPLLGKRERVVDVPATEAHKRARLETDSKSTGFPIESNLDDDPADALSPYGDEVDYEPTPSPPEALDMGVPLDEDVDIYVGSDTGGSQSEVPIGVRSFLIDRIKDIMKTFNRRKFRSAREEVSKYCQCLSSLGIDVFELEKRIEPVFDHAEAIEELESSPSFVSAIRLVNADENLALRKKRLASHISTKSSLLQATESVSLELRQTREKIRELEENILQLKSTEAELTLRLEVADDSLKKLTPTEEELQKDVADAEKEYAAATEDCNDSKESAGLRGLIELFEERRQIFEI